Within the Iodidimonas sp. SYSU 1G8 genome, the region CGTTCTCGAGGATCTGATCGAGGCGCTGACCGTGATCGAGGACAAGAACAGCGGCGTGCGGTGCCTGATCTTCACCGGCGAAGGCCGCGGCTTCTGCGCCGGGGCCAATCTGGGTGGCGGCATCTCCAAGGAGCCGGGTTCATCGGACAGCGACGCCGGCGACGTGCTGGAACGCTTCTATCACCCCATTCTGAAGCGCCTGCGCGACCTGCCCTTCCCCATGATCACCGCCGTCAACGGCGTCGCCGCCGGCGTCGGCATGAGCTTCGCGCTGATGGGCGACATGATCCTGGCGGCCCGGTCAGCCTACTTCCTGCAGGCGTTCCGCCGTATCGGCCTGGTGCCGGATGGCGGCTCGACCTATCTGCTGCCGCGCCTCGTCGGGCTCGCCCGCGCCAAGGAACTGTCGCTGATGGCCGAGAAGCTGCCCGCCGAAAAGGCGCTGGAATGGGGCCTGATCAACCGCGTGTATGACGACGCCGCGCTGATGGACGAGGCACGCAAGCTGGCGAGCGAGCTGGCCAACGGTCCGACCGTGGCGCTGGGCCTGATCCGCAAGCTGTACTGGAACAGCCCGCTCAATACCTATGACGACCAGCTCGATCTGGAACGCCAGAGCCAGAAGATCGCCGGCCGCACCGAGGATTTCGGCGAAGGCGTCAAGGCGTTCTTCGACAAGCGCCCCGCCCAGTTCAGGGGCAAGTAGTCCCGATGGTGGACGGGCCGCTTTCCGGTCTTCTCGTCATCGACCTGACCCGCGTGCTGGCAGGCCCGTACTGCACCATGGTGCTGGCCGATCTGGGCGCGCGGGTAATCAAGGTGGAGACGCCGGGCACCGGCGACGACAGCCGGCACATCGGCCCGTTCATCGAGGACAAGTCGGCCTATTTCATGTCGCTGAACCGCGGCAAGGAGAGCATCGCGCTCGACCTCAAGGCCGACGGTGATCGCGCCATCTTCGATGACCTCCTCGCCCGCGCCGACATCCTGGTGGAGAACTACCGGCCCGGCGTGATGGAAAAGCTGGGCTATGGCTGGGAGGCTCTGCACGCGCGCTTTCCCCGCCTGATCTATGCCGCCGCGTCGGGCTTCGGCCACACTGGCCCGTACAAGACGCGGCCGGCCTATGACATGGTCGTTCAGGGCATGGGCGGCATCATGAGCATCACCGGTCACCCGGGCGGGCCGCCGACCCGCGTCGGCAGCTCGGTGGGCGACATCACCGCCGGTCTGTTCGCCACCATCGGCATCAACGCCGCCCTCTATCACCGGACGGCGACGGGCGAGGGCATGAAGATCGACGTGGCCATGCTGGACTGCCAGATCGCCATCCTGGAAAACGCCATCGCCCGCTACGCGGCGACGGGCACCGCGCCCGGCCCGCTGGGCGCGCGGCATCCGTCGATCACACCCTTCGCCGCCTATCAGGCCCGGGACGGCTACATCATCATCGCCGCCGGCAACAACGGCCTGTTCGAAAAACTCTGCGGCGTGCTGGGCCGGCCCGACCTGATGGCCGATGCGGATTTCGCCAGCAACGACAGACGGACCCAGAACGTGGACCGGCTGGCGCACGAGATGGAACTCACGCTGCGGCACGAGACCGTCGCCCACTGGATGGCGGCGCTGGAGGCGGCGGGCGTGCCCTGCGGCCCCATCAACGATGTCGCGCAGGCGCTTCACGACCCGCACGTGCGGGCGCGCAACATGGTGGTGACCATCGACGACCCGGTGACGGGCCCGCTGGAGATCGCCGGCAACCCGATCAAGCTGTCGGCGTTCGCGGATCCGAACACACGTGGCGCGGTGCCCGATCTGGATGGCGGCCGGGACGCCATCCTGGCATGGCTGGGCCGCTAGACCAGCGGCTGCCGCAAGGCAAATGTCACAATCGTGCGGTGGTTGACGCGGGTGTTCTGTGATACCACCGAACCATGAGCAGCCAGTCCCTCATGATCCCGCCCCAGACGCGGGAGACCTTGCTGAACCGGACCCTGGTCCGCCTGCGCCGGGCCTGGAAGGATGTGCGCGCCGGCGCCGCGTCGCTGGTTGAAAGCGGCGATATCGGCGCCGATCTGCCCCCGGGGAAACTGGAGACGGTCCGCCGCCAGATCGCCGACTGCATCAACGGACCCGGCGGCGAGTTCGCCGCTCGCGCCCGGGCGGCCGAGCTGGGCAGGCTCTACCTCTCCTTCAACGACACCGGACGAAAGCGTTTCCTCACGCTGCTGGCGGAACGCTTCGCCACCGAGGAGCATGCGCTGAGCCTGGCGGCGGCGCTGTGGCGCGACGCCGCCACGGCGCCCGAGAGGCTGCAGGCCGAACGCGCCCTGAAAGAAGCGCTGATGCCGCCGCGCCTGCGCCTGCTGCGCCAGTTCAATGCCCTGCCCGAAGGCGTCAAGTTCCTGGTCGACCTGCGCGCCGACCTGCTCGGCATCCGCGATCCGTCGCCGCAGCTGGCGGCGCTGGACGACGATCTGCGCGAGCTGCTGGTGTCATGGTTCGATCTGGGGTTCCTCGATCTGCGCCAGATCACCTGGCAATCGCCGGCGGCACTGCTGGAGAAGCTGATCGCCTATGAGGCGGTACACGAGATCCGGTCGTGGGACGATCTGCGCAACCGCCTCGAATCGGACCGGCGCTGCTTCGCCCTGTTCCATCCGCGCATGCCCGACGAGCCGCTGGCCTTCGTCGAGGTCGCTCTGGTGAAAGGCCTGGCCGGCGACGTGCAGGTGCTGCTCGACCGCACCGCCAGGGTCGATGATGCGCCGGGCGCCGACACGGCCATCTTCTATTCCATTTCAAACACCCAGCGCGGCCTGCAGGGCGTGAGCTTCGGCGAGCATCTGATCAAGAAGGCCGCCGAGGCTCTGTCTCACGACGTGCCCCGGCTGAAGCAGTTCGCCACCCTGTCGCCCGTGCCCGGCTTTCGCCGCTGGCTGGAGCGCGTCGCGGCCGAGCACGCGGCCACGCTTTTCCAGCCCGGCGATGCCGAGCGTTTCGCCACGTTGCAATCATCGACCTTTGGCGAGATGGCGGACACCCCGGACCTGCGCGATTTCGTCCACCGCATGGCCGCCTGGTACTTCAGGCAGCGCAACCCGCAAGGCCTGCCCATCGATCCGGTCGCCCGCTTTCATCTGCGCAACGGCGCACGCCTAGAGCGTCTGAACTGGCCCGCCGACCGGTCGGCCAACGGCTGGAAGCAATCCTGGGGCCTGATGGTCAACTATCTTTATGATCTCCAGCGGGTCGAAACCAATCATGAGAGCTATGTACGCGACGGAACTGTGGTAGTGTCGCGCCCGTTGAGGGAGCTGACACAGCGAACGCACCAACTGGGGTCCTAGGGTCATTGCGGGTAAGCAACTTATCCGCCATGGCAAAATCGACGGGCCTTCGGCCTAGGTGTACTTGCTGTTTGTAAGATTCCATTGGATGTGCAAAAGTTGCACGTCCTATAGCCGTCTCTGGGAAGAGGAGTAAAATCGAATGAAAGGGATGTGGAAAATCGTTCTGCCGTCCGCAGTAATGCTGATGGCGCTTTCCGCTTGCGACCAGTCCAAGGAAGAAACCACGGTAGTCCCGGCTGAGCCGGCTGCCGAGGCCCCCGTGGAGCCGACCCCCGAAGCCGCACCGATGGAGCCCGCCGTTGAAGCTCCGGTCGAAGCCCCGGTTGACGGCACCGTGCCGCCGGCCGAAGGCGCTGCGCCTGCCGAGGAAATGAAGGAAGGCGCGCCCGCCGAGTAACGGGCAGCTTCTTGAGTTTTGGAAAGGGCTTCCGGGGCAACCCGGGGGCCCTTTTCGCTTGCACGGGAACGTCTCCATGACACAGCCGCTGCCATCCGGGGCCGTGCGCCTGACGCTGGCCGGCCTTGCCGGGCTGATCTGGATAACCCTGATCCTGCGGTTCTATCTGACCCTGTCGCTTGTCGTGGACGGGGGCGGCACGATCACCGACGCGCTCGTCGTCTACTTCAGCTACTTTACCATCCTGACCAATCTGCTGACGGCCCTGGTGCTCAGCGCCTGGGTGCTGAAGCCACATGACTCCGTCTGGCTGACGCGATCGGGCGTGCGGGCCGCCGTCGTCGTCTATATGAGCGTGGTCGGCATGGTCTATGCCCTGCTGCTTCGGGATCTGTGGGCACCGACCGGGCTGACCAAGTTCTGCGATGTCATCCTGCACGACGCCATGCCGGTGCTCTACCTGATGTGCTGGCTTGCCTGGGCGCCCAAGGGTACTCTCCGATGGCGCCACGCGGCCCTCTGGCTGTGCTATCCCGCGGCATATTTCCTGTACTCGCTGGTGCGCGGCGCGGTAACCGGCGTCTACCCCTATCCGTTCATCGATCTGTCCAAACTCGGCGCGGCCGGGGTCGCCGCCAACGCCGTCCTGCTGCTGGCGGCATTCTGGTCGCTGGGGTTGATGGTGGTCGCGATCGATCGCTGGCGCGCCCGACGCTGACGGCAAGCAGCCGGCAGCCAGAGCGACCATCCCATCGCAGGCTGCCGGCGCGCCGATCCTGTGGGACTGACTCCCATGCCGGTCGAGGCCATGGTCAGGCGGAGTTGCGAGGACGGAACCGTTCAGCAGCGACGCGGTCCCTGAGGTGCAATCCGGCGCCCTCCACCACGGATCGTGATGGGCCCTTCGCCGGGGTAGCACCGATATCCCCCTGCCATCGGACGGACGATATCCCATGCCCACGGCGCCTCGTATCCCGCGAACGCGGGAGAGCGTGCATGGCAACAGACAAACCAGGCATAAGGTTTTACCCTGTGCGCCTGCCCGCCGGGATCGGGCACTGGACGAGGTGACGAAAGGGTCTGTGGGGGTGAATTTCTGGGTTCCGAGCCGTCTGATGCTGGCCGCGCTTCTTGTCTGCGTGACCGCGTCGGCGCTCACTCTGTGGATGGCGCTCGACCAGCCCCGACTGGGCCTGGTGCTGCGTCCCGATACGGAACGCGACAGCGTGCGAATCGAGCGGGTCGATCCCCGCGGCCCGGCCAGGGACCTGACGGCACCGGCCGATCTGGTGGCGCTCGCCGGCGCGGATGGACGGCGGCTCACGCTGCGGCCCGACGATGTGGTCGAGGAGTCGGATTATTTCGACAGCTATGACCGGATCGCGG harbors:
- a CDS encoding malonyl-CoA decarboxylase, whose amino-acid sequence is MSSQSLMIPPQTRETLLNRTLVRLRRAWKDVRAGAASLVESGDIGADLPPGKLETVRRQIADCINGPGGEFAARARAAELGRLYLSFNDTGRKRFLTLLAERFATEEHALSLAAALWRDAATAPERLQAERALKEALMPPRLRLLRQFNALPEGVKFLVDLRADLLGIRDPSPQLAALDDDLRELLVSWFDLGFLDLRQITWQSPAALLEKLIAYEAVHEIRSWDDLRNRLESDRRCFALFHPRMPDEPLAFVEVALVKGLAGDVQVLLDRTARVDDAPGADTAIFYSISNTQRGLQGVSFGEHLIKKAAEALSHDVPRLKQFATLSPVPGFRRWLERVAAEHAATLFQPGDAERFATLQSSTFGEMADTPDLRDFVHRMAAWYFRQRNPQGLPIDPVARFHLRNGARLERLNWPADRSANGWKQSWGLMVNYLYDLQRVETNHESYVRDGTVVVSRPLRELTQRTHQLGS
- a CDS encoding CoA transferase is translated as MVDGPLSGLLVIDLTRVLAGPYCTMVLADLGARVIKVETPGTGDDSRHIGPFIEDKSAYFMSLNRGKESIALDLKADGDRAIFDDLLARADILVENYRPGVMEKLGYGWEALHARFPRLIYAAASGFGHTGPYKTRPAYDMVVQGMGGIMSITGHPGGPPTRVGSSVGDITAGLFATIGINAALYHRTATGEGMKIDVAMLDCQIAILENAIARYAATGTAPGPLGARHPSITPFAAYQARDGYIIIAAGNNGLFEKLCGVLGRPDLMADADFASNDRRTQNVDRLAHEMELTLRHETVAHWMAALEAAGVPCGPINDVAQALHDPHVRARNMVVTIDDPVTGPLEIAGNPIKLSAFADPNTRGAVPDLDGGRDAILAWLGR
- a CDS encoding Pr6Pr family membrane protein is translated as MTQPLPSGAVRLTLAGLAGLIWITLILRFYLTLSLVVDGGGTITDALVVYFSYFTILTNLLTALVLSAWVLKPHDSVWLTRSGVRAAVVVYMSVVGMVYALLLRDLWAPTGLTKFCDVILHDAMPVLYLMCWLAWAPKGTLRWRHAALWLCYPAAYFLYSLVRGAVTGVYPYPFIDLSKLGAAGVAANAVLLLAAFWSLGLMVVAIDRWRARR
- a CDS encoding enoyl-CoA hydratase/isomerase, giving the protein MKNGKVKLDIADNIAVLTLNDPVALNAVSMGVLEDLIEALTVIEDKNSGVRCLIFTGEGRGFCAGANLGGGISKEPGSSDSDAGDVLERFYHPILKRLRDLPFPMITAVNGVAAGVGMSFALMGDMILAARSAYFLQAFRRIGLVPDGGSTYLLPRLVGLARAKELSLMAEKLPAEKALEWGLINRVYDDAALMDEARKLASELANGPTVALGLIRKLYWNSPLNTYDDQLDLERQSQKIAGRTEDFGEGVKAFFDKRPAQFRGK